One window of the Montipora foliosa isolate CH-2021 chromosome 4, ASM3666993v2, whole genome shotgun sequence genome contains the following:
- the LOC137999468 gene encoding uncharacterized protein, whose protein sequence is MVQKPHTSTEKILGIKWSPYEDQLCFEVKIKFSPKRKMTALANNAISEIPPQQHTKRMLLSQINSVYDPLGLAGPFTIRAKILMRHLWGSDRKLDWDDPIPEEDKENWITFFKDLQEMNQIRFMRCMKPSDAIGEPVLIVFSDASQDAYAACAYVRWKRQNGQFESNLISSKNRLAPIKKLSIDRIELCGAVLNKRLKAFVEKECRCRFQRIYHIVDSQIVHAMIQKHSYGFNTFAATRIGEIQEGTSQTDWYWVESKHNIADCITRGKEPSDIGLESTWQKGPEFLKQPENEWPITRNYLEPQLPEPVKTAMATNIEAFQDTLAGRIDINKYSNYNKLLRVTARIMKLYDRNPKSISSLKNATNDLTPRDVEKAELFWIREAHQNMGKDIENGKYKRLCPKMREDGVYMIRGRSELWMEMSYNKREVILLPYDHPFSRLFVEHKHRTGHHAILTTASKVRTRYWIPKLLKLVKSIKSKCVICRKLDKRVSEQIMGNLPTDRLKPAPPWYSTGIDLFGPYRIRDEVKKRTTSKTYGVIFTCLGTRAVYLDIAADYSTDKFLMVLRRFVSLHGYPSKLFSDNGTQLVAANKELSNITKNWDWNKLKGFGVTEGFEWIFTSADAPWQNGVTEALIRSVKRAINACIGDSILTFSELQTVLYEVANLLNERPIGRHPTSPDDGAYLCPNDLLLGRATSRVPSGPFDEKANNRQRFIFVQTVISTFWKKWTRDYFPSLIIREKWHTSQRNMKTGDIVLIQDSSLIRGQWKLGKVSNTYPGTDGKVRKVDVQYKNLNADEPTAKYKGKGYVTVQRPVQRLILLLPIDEQ, encoded by the coding sequence ATGGTACAGAAACCACATACATCAACAGAAAAGATACTCGGGATCAAATGGAGTCCATATGAAGATCAGCTATGTTTTGAAGTCAAGATCAAATTCTCACCGAAACGAAAGATGACTGCTTTAGCAAATAACGCAATCAGCGAAATTCCCCCTCAACAACATACAAAGAGGATGCTACTCTCACAGATAAATAGTGTGTACGATCCTCTTGGACTAGCTGGACCGTTTACTATAAGAGCGAAGATTCTAATGCGGCACTTGTGGGGAAGCGATCGGAAGCTAGACTGGGATGATCCCATTCCTGAAGAGGATAAAGAGAATTGGATTACTTTCTTTAAAGATTTGCAAGAGATGAACCAAATACGATTCATGAGATGTATGAAGCCCTCAGATGCAATTGGAGAACCGGTTCTCATAGTATTTAGTGATGCATCTCAAGACGCATATGCTGCATGCGCGTACGTACGATGGAAACGACAAAATGGTCAATTTGAAAGTAACTTGATATCATCTAAGAATCGCCTGGCACCAATCAAAAAATTATCTATCGATCGTATCGAACTATGTGGAGCAGTATTGAACAAACGCCTCAAGGCCTTCGTAGAAAAGGAATGCAGATGCCGATTTCAAAGAATTTATCACATCGTTGACTCACAGATTGTACATGCTATGATACAAAAACATTCCTACGGATTCAACACATTCGCTGCCACAAGAATAGGAGAAATACAAGAAGGAACAAGCCAAACCGATTGGTACTGGGTAGAGAGCAAACACAATATCGCTGATTGTATCACGAGAGGTAAGGAGCCTAGCGATATCGGGCTCGAAAGCACATGGCAGAAAGGACCCGAATTCCTAAAACAACCAGAAAACGAGTGGCCAATAACTCGCAATTATTTAGAACCACAACTACCAGAACCGGTCAAGACGGCAATGGCTACAAATATCGAAGCATTTCAAGATACCCTGGCTGGAAGAATTGACATCAACAAATACTCAAATTACAACAAGCTATTAAGAGTAACTGCAAGAATTATGAAACTCTACGACAGAAACCCCAAATCGATATCATCGCTAAAAAACGCGACAAACGATCTCACTCCACGTGATGTGGAAAAGGCTGAATTGTTCTGGATCCGCGAAGCTCATCAGAACATGGGGAAGGATATCGAGAACGGAAAATACAAACGATTATGCCCAAAGATGCGCGAAGATGGTGTATATATGATCAGAGGACGCAGCGAATTATGGATGGAGATGAGCTACAACAAGAGAGAAGTGATACTCCTACCATACGATCATCCATTCTCACGTCTATTTGTAGAGCACAAACACAGAACAGGACATCATGCCATTTTAACTACAGCCAGCAAAGTACGCACCAGGTACTGGATTCCAAAACTTTTGAAACTTGTGAAATCAATCAAGTCAAAATGCGTCATTTGTAGAAAACTTGATAAAAGAGTCAGTGAACAAATAATGGGCAACCTGCCAACTGATAGACTCAAACCAGCCCCACCTTGGTACAGTACGGGTATCGATCTATTCGGACCCTATAGAATTCGAGatgaagtaaagaaaagaacaacatcTAAGACGTATGGAGTTATATTTACTTGTTTAGGGACAAGAGCTGTCTACTTGGATATAGCAGCAGACTACAGTACAGACAAATTTTTAATGGTACTTAGACGATTTGTGTCACTGCATGGTTACCCATCTAAACTATTCTCAGATAATGGTACCCAACTGGTTGCAGCAAATAAAGAGCTCTCTAACATCACCAAGAATTGGGATTGGAACAAACTTAAAGGTTTTGGCGTAACTGAGGGATTTGAGTGGATCTTTACATCCGCAGACGCACCCTGGCAAAACGGAGTGACAGAAGCTCTCATTAGATCTGTAAAACGAGCCATTAACGCTTGCATCGGCGACAGTATTTTAACATTTTCGGAGTTACAAACAGTACTTTATGAAGTTGCCAACTTACTTAATGAGAGACCAATAGGAAGACACCCTACATCACCTGATGACGGAGCGTATCTTTGCCCAAATGATCTGTTGCTTGGCAGAGCCACATCTCGAGTACCAAGTGGCCCATTTGACGAGAAAGCGAACAACAGACAACGATTCATATTTGTACAAACAGTAATCTCCACTTTCTGGAAGAAGTGGACGAGAGATTATTTTCCAAGTTTGATAATAAGAGAGAAATGGCATACTTCCCAAAGAAACATGAAGACAGGAGACATTGTTCTAATCCAAGATTCCAGTTTAATCAGAGGACAATGGAAGCTCGGTAAAGTCTCAAATACCTATCCAGGAACGGATGGAAAAGTGCGCAAGGTTGACGTGCAATATAAGAACCTCAATGCAGATGAACCTACTGCAAAATATAAAGGCAAAGGCTATGTTACTGTACAGAGGCCTGTACAACGACTGATATTACTACTACCTATTGATGAACAATGA